In one window of Miscanthus floridulus cultivar M001 chromosome 12, ASM1932011v1, whole genome shotgun sequence DNA:
- the LOC136495677 gene encoding uncharacterized protein, with product MAIPNYNYLKLKMLGPNGVITVSSAFSHALMCDHKHYELATVVVNLSELPRLGESSVLVASDCNQPTSSLAFHPLEETMVVEIDPTNPTKTVRVRTQLVAK from the coding sequence atggcaatccccaactacaactacctcaagctgaagatgctgggaccaaacggcgtcatcactgtgagCAGCGCATTCTCGCACGCCCTCATGTGCGACCACAaacactacgagctcgccactgtgGTCGTCAACTTGTCCGAACTCCCgcggctcggggagtcatcggtCCTGGTAGCCTCGGACTGTAACCAACCAACTTCCTCATTGGCCTTCCACCCGCTCGAAGAAACCATGGTGGTGGAAATCGATCCCACCAACCCCACCAAGACAGTGCGGGTCAGGACCCAGCTTgtggccaaatag